In one window of Tenacibaculum mesophilum DNA:
- a CDS encoding O-acetylhomoserine aminocarboxypropyltransferase/cysteine synthase family protein, which produces MSTQKFATNALHAGHDVTQNGGTRAVPIYQTTSYVFNDSEHAANLFSLKELGFIYTRLNNPTNQILQDRLAALEGGIGAVVFASGTAAISTGLLTLLKAGDHIVASSSLYGGTYNLLNVTLPRLGITTTFVDASNPDNFSAAVQENTRVFFVESLGNPKLDVLDLKAISAHAKKAEVPFIVDNTVATPALLNPIEHGANIVIHSLTKYIGGQGNSLGGAIIDAGTFNWANGKFPEFTEPSAGYHGLVYHETLGAASYTFKLILEGLRDFGGALSPTNAFNIIQGLETLEVRIQKHSENALKLAKWLQEQEEVAWVNYPGLEDNKYKNLADEYLPKGQSGLVTFGVKGGYEAAKTIADNTRLFSLLANIGDTKSLIIHPASTTHQQLSDEAQESTGVTKDLIRLSVGLENIEDLKTDLQEAFAQIPKEVLV; this is translated from the coding sequence ATGAGTACACAAAAATTCGCAACAAACGCGTTGCACGCAGGTCATGATGTAACACAAAACGGAGGAACAAGAGCAGTTCCTATTTATCAAACTACTTCGTATGTTTTTAATGATTCAGAACATGCAGCAAACCTATTTTCGTTAAAAGAGTTGGGATTTATTTACACCCGATTAAATAATCCTACCAATCAAATTTTGCAGGATCGTTTAGCTGCTTTAGAAGGTGGGATTGGAGCAGTAGTTTTTGCTTCGGGAACAGCAGCTATTTCGACTGGATTGTTAACCTTATTAAAAGCAGGAGATCATATTGTAGCTTCGAGTAGTTTGTATGGAGGAACCTATAACTTGCTAAACGTTACCTTACCAAGACTAGGAATTACGACTACGTTTGTAGATGCTTCAAACCCTGATAATTTTTCGGCAGCAGTACAAGAGAATACTAGAGTCTTTTTTGTTGAATCTCTAGGGAATCCGAAGTTAGATGTATTGGATTTAAAAGCTATATCTGCACATGCTAAAAAAGCAGAAGTGCCTTTTATTGTAGATAATACAGTAGCTACACCAGCTTTATTAAATCCGATAGAACACGGGGCTAATATTGTAATTCACTCCCTAACAAAGTACATTGGAGGGCAAGGAAACTCGTTAGGAGGAGCCATTATTGATGCAGGAACCTTTAACTGGGCTAATGGGAAATTCCCTGAATTTACAGAACCTTCAGCAGGATATCACGGATTGGTATACCATGAAACTTTAGGAGCAGCATCGTATACATTTAAGCTGATTTTAGAAGGCTTACGTGATTTTGGAGGCGCGTTGAGTCCGACAAACGCATTCAACATCATTCAAGGATTGGAAACCTTAGAAGTACGAATTCAAAAACATAGTGAAAATGCCTTGAAACTAGCAAAATGGTTACAAGAACAAGAAGAAGTTGCTTGGGTAAACTATCCAGGGTTGGAAGACAACAAGTACAAAAACTTAGCAGATGAATACTTACCAAAAGGTCAAAGTGGATTGGTAACTTTTGGAGTAAAAGGAGGTTACGAAGCTGCTAAAACCATTGCTGACAATACCAGACTCTTTTCATTACTAGCCAATATTGGAGATACCAAATCTTTAATTATTCATCCAGCAAGTACCACACACCAACAATTGAGTGATGAAGCTCAAGAAAGTACAGGAGTTACTAAAGACTTAATCCGTTTATCAGTTGGTTTGGAAAATATTGAAGATTTAAAAACCGATTTACAAGAAGCATTTGCTCAAATTCCTAAAGAAGTATTGGTTTAA
- a CDS encoding protein adenylyltransferase SelO: protein MKFNIQNTFTKELPADPIQENTRRQVTEACFSYVTPKKTSNPKMIHVSDEMANELGLSEIAIASEEFKNVFTGNDVYKNTQPYAMCYGGHQFGHWAGQLGDGRAINLFETVYDNKKWALQLKGAGETPYSRTADGLAVLRSSIREYLCSEAMYHLGVPTTRVLSLALSGEEVLRDVMYDGNTAYEKGAIVCRTAESFLRFGSYQIFPARGDVKTLKTLVDYTIKHHYSHLGEPSKETYVSFFKEVAERSLEMVIHWQRVGFVHGVMNTDNMSILGLTIDYGPYGWLEGYDHGWTPNTTDNTHKRYRYGSQPEVVLWNLYQLANALYPLIEEAEPLEAVLENYQEQFPEKYMQMMREKLGFFSSQELDGTLVSNLEEVLQKTETDMTIFFRLLSGISKDDSIEEVIKKIEKAFYTPSEVVDEIKKSWENWFQSYIDRLQNETVSDEDRKEKMNAINPKYVLRNYMAQLAIDDANKNDFVLLNELYLLLKNPYDEQPKYEKWFAKRPEWARNKVGCSMLSCSS, encoded by the coding sequence TTGAAATTCAATATACAAAATACCTTTACTAAAGAATTACCAGCAGACCCAATTCAAGAAAATACTCGAAGACAGGTTACAGAAGCTTGTTTTTCGTATGTAACACCTAAAAAAACATCCAATCCAAAAATGATTCATGTTTCGGATGAAATGGCAAATGAGTTAGGACTTTCAGAAATAGCAATAGCTTCAGAAGAATTTAAGAATGTTTTTACAGGGAATGATGTATATAAAAACACACAACCGTATGCGATGTGCTACGGCGGACATCAATTTGGACATTGGGCAGGACAATTAGGAGACGGCAGAGCAATTAATTTGTTTGAAACAGTCTATGATAATAAAAAATGGGCTTTGCAGTTAAAAGGAGCTGGAGAAACACCGTATTCACGTACTGCGGATGGACTAGCAGTGTTACGTTCCTCTATTCGTGAGTATTTGTGTAGTGAAGCCATGTATCATTTAGGAGTTCCTACAACAAGAGTTCTCTCCTTAGCTTTGTCTGGAGAAGAAGTATTAAGAGATGTAATGTACGACGGAAACACTGCGTATGAAAAAGGAGCCATTGTATGTAGAACAGCCGAGTCTTTTTTACGTTTTGGTAGTTACCAAATATTTCCTGCCAGAGGAGATGTAAAAACATTAAAAACACTAGTTGATTATACAATTAAACATCATTATTCTCATTTAGGTGAACCTTCAAAAGAAACGTATGTTTCCTTTTTTAAAGAGGTAGCAGAGCGTAGTTTAGAAATGGTTATTCACTGGCAACGTGTTGGTTTTGTTCATGGAGTAATGAATACCGATAATATGTCTATTCTTGGTTTAACCATTGATTATGGACCTTATGGATGGTTAGAAGGTTATGACCACGGATGGACACCAAATACAACGGATAATACCCATAAGCGTTACCGATATGGTTCGCAGCCAGAGGTAGTTTTATGGAATTTATATCAGTTGGCAAATGCTTTATATCCTTTAATTGAAGAAGCAGAACCTTTAGAAGCAGTTTTGGAAAATTACCAAGAGCAGTTTCCTGAAAAGTATATGCAAATGATGCGAGAAAAATTAGGTTTTTTTTCTTCACAAGAATTAGATGGAACGTTAGTTTCAAACCTTGAAGAAGTACTTCAAAAAACAGAAACTGATATGACCATTTTTTTCCGATTGTTGTCAGGGATTTCAAAAGATGATAGCATAGAGGAGGTAATCAAAAAAATAGAAAAAGCATTTTATACGCCTTCAGAAGTTGTAGACGAAATAAAAAAATCTTGGGAAAACTGGTTCCAAAGTTATATAGATAGATTACAAAACGAAACTGTTTCAGATGAAGACAGAAAAGAAAAAATGAATGCTATAAACCCGAAATATGTACTCAGAAATTATATGGCACAATTAGCCATTGATGATGCAAATAAAAATGACTTTGTATTGTTAAATGAGTTATATTTACTGCTCAAAAATCCTTACGATGAGCAACCAAAATATGAAAAATGGTTCGCAAAACGACCAGAATGGGCTCGAAATAAAGTAGGATGCTCTATGTTATCTTGTAGTTCTTAA
- the msrA gene encoding peptide-methionine (S)-S-oxide reductase MsrA, with translation MTNNKLELITVGGGCFWCVEAILNEIKGVEEVVSGYMGGTVPGTPTYREICSGLTGHAEVVQATFNPEIISYEELLVMFMTSHDPTTLNRQGADVGTQYRSVIFYQNEEQQQTAEKVVEKLSPHYEDEIVTEITPLTTFHAAEEYHQNYYENNKEQMYCAAVISPKLSKLRKMYANKLKEQ, from the coding sequence ATGACAAATAATAAATTAGAACTAATTACCGTTGGTGGCGGTTGCTTTTGGTGCGTAGAAGCTATTTTAAATGAAATAAAAGGAGTAGAAGAAGTGGTATCTGGTTATATGGGAGGAACCGTACCAGGAACACCAACTTATAGAGAAATTTGTTCAGGTTTAACAGGACACGCAGAAGTAGTACAAGCAACATTTAATCCTGAAATTATAAGTTATGAAGAGTTGTTGGTAATGTTTATGACAAGTCATGACCCAACAACTTTAAATAGGCAAGGAGCTGATGTAGGAACACAATACCGTTCAGTAATTTTTTATCAGAATGAAGAGCAACAACAAACTGCTGAAAAAGTAGTAGAAAAATTATCTCCGCATTATGAAGATGAAATTGTAACAGAAATAACTCCATTAACTACATTTCATGCTGCGGAAGAGTATCATCAAAATTATTATGAAAACAACAAAGAACAAATGTATTGTGCTGCAGTAATTTCACCCAAGCTATCTAAACTTAGAAAAATGTACGCAAACAAACTAAAAGAACAATAG
- the msrB gene encoding peptide-methionine (R)-S-oxide reductase MsrB: protein MLTWKDVINFAVNGNPTPDKRVEKTATEWQELLTTEQFRVTRQKGTERPNSGALCSVYDAGKYKCVCCGTPLFDSTIKFSSGTGWPSFTQPIKENAIQYEKDTTFGMVRVEVMCNTCDAHLGHVFPDGPEPSGLRYCINSASMILDTE, encoded by the coding sequence ATTTTAACTTGGAAAGACGTAATTAATTTTGCAGTTAATGGTAATCCAACACCTGATAAAAGAGTGGAAAAAACAGCAACAGAATGGCAAGAACTTTTAACTACTGAACAGTTTAGAGTTACCAGACAAAAAGGAACAGAAAGACCAAATTCAGGAGCATTGTGTAGTGTTTATGATGCTGGCAAATATAAATGTGTATGCTGTGGCACACCTTTGTTCGATTCAACGATTAAATTTAGTTCAGGTACCGGGTGGCCTAGTTTTACGCAACCTATAAAAGAGAATGCTATTCAATATGAAAAAGATACTACTTTTGGTATGGTACGCGTAGAAGTAATGTGCAACACTTGCGATGCTCATTTAGGACATGTATTTCCTGACGGACCAGAACCTAGTGGATTACGTTATTGTATAAACTCAGCATCAATGATTTTAGATACTGAATAA
- the guaB gene encoding IMP dehydrogenase, producing MQAHQAKILGEGLTYDDVLLVPAYSEVLPREVSIQTKFTRNITINVPIVSAAMDTVTESAMAIAIAREGGIGVLHKNMTIEQQAQEVRKVKRAESGMIIDPITLSLSAIVLDAKQAMREHKIGGIPIVDEAGKLVGIVTNRDLRFEKNNERPIVEVMTSENLVTVAEGTSLKDAEVILQENKIEKLPVVNDDDKLVGLITFRDITKLTQKPIANKDSYGRLRVAAALGVTHDAVDRAEALVNAGVDAVIIDTAHGHTKGVVSVLKEVKAKFPELDVVVGNIATPEAAKYLVEAGADAVKVGIGPGSICTTRVVAGVGFPQFSAVLEVAAAIKGSGVPVIADGGIRYTGDIPKAVAAGADCVMLGSLLAGTKESPGETIIYEGRKFKSYRGMGSVEAMKQGSKDRYFQDVEDDIKKLVPEGIVGRVAYKGELQESIHQFVGGLRAGMGYCGAKDIETLKNTGKFIRITASGINESHPHDVAITKEAPNYSRR from the coding sequence ATGCAAGCTCATCAAGCTAAAATATTAGGAGAAGGATTAACGTACGACGACGTTTTATTAGTTCCTGCCTACTCAGAAGTACTTCCAAGGGAAGTTTCAATCCAAACAAAATTTACAAGAAACATAACAATCAATGTTCCAATAGTATCAGCAGCTATGGATACGGTAACCGAATCTGCTATGGCAATTGCTATTGCAAGAGAAGGAGGAATAGGAGTGTTACATAAAAATATGACAATTGAGCAACAAGCTCAAGAAGTTCGTAAAGTAAAACGCGCAGAAAGCGGAATGATAATCGATCCGATTACTTTGTCGTTAAGTGCAATCGTTTTAGATGCTAAACAAGCAATGCGTGAGCATAAAATTGGAGGTATTCCAATTGTTGATGAAGCAGGAAAATTAGTAGGAATTGTAACGAATCGTGATTTGCGTTTCGAAAAAAATAACGAGCGTCCTATTGTTGAAGTTATGACCTCTGAAAACTTAGTAACTGTTGCAGAAGGAACTTCTTTAAAAGATGCTGAAGTTATCTTACAAGAAAACAAAATAGAAAAGTTACCTGTTGTTAATGACGATGATAAGCTAGTAGGATTAATTACTTTTAGAGATATTACAAAGCTTACACAAAAACCAATAGCTAATAAAGACTCATATGGACGTTTACGTGTAGCTGCAGCATTAGGTGTAACGCATGATGCAGTTGATAGAGCAGAAGCCTTAGTAAATGCAGGGGTAGATGCTGTGATTATTGATACAGCTCACGGACATACCAAAGGAGTGGTTTCTGTATTAAAAGAAGTAAAAGCTAAATTCCCTGAATTAGATGTTGTTGTAGGGAACATTGCAACACCAGAAGCAGCTAAATATTTAGTAGAAGCTGGAGCAGATGCAGTAAAAGTAGGAATAGGACCAGGATCTATTTGTACAACTCGTGTTGTAGCAGGTGTAGGATTCCCACAATTTTCAGCAGTATTAGAAGTAGCAGCTGCTATTAAAGGAAGTGGAGTTCCTGTAATTGCTGATGGAGGTATTCGTTATACAGGTGATATTCCAAAAGCTGTTGCGGCTGGAGCAGACTGTGTAATGTTAGGGTCGTTATTAGCAGGAACCAAAGAATCTCCGGGAGAAACTATTATTTACGAAGGAAGAAAATTCAAATCGTATCGTGGAATGGGATCTGTTGAAGCCATGAAACAAGGGTCAAAAGATCGTTACTTTCAAGATGTAGAAGACGATATTAAAAAATTAGTTCCAGAAGGAATTGTAGGACGTGTAGCTTACAAAGGAGAATTACAAGAAAGTATTCACCAATTTGTAGGTGGGTTACGTGCAGGTATGGGATACTGTGGAGCAAAAGATATTGAAACACTAAAAAACACAGGAAAATTTATCCGTATTACTGCAAGTGGAATTAACGAAAGTCATCCACACGATGTTGCTATTACTAAAGAAGCACCTAACTATAGTAGACGATAA
- a CDS encoding LytR/AlgR family response regulator transcription factor encodes MKKLQLLLLEDLEEEALELSSFLEDNDYEVSLAKNAVEAEKLIRNRFFDVIILDIMINGRPDGISLAHRLNKEGINVPFLFLTSMQGREIFDEAKLTNPLVYLLKPYNKLELLFSLELAIESCYQQNNSISLASNNGVISPSFLFIKKKRSVVKVDVAAINYVEVKEKYCSLICDSGNYLIKLSLTKLKDMLSNPDFRQVHRNYLVNVKKIKEIYFEDNLIVLDNDEKILFSERYKTAFIKDNTIFR; translated from the coding sequence ATGAAAAAACTACAATTACTATTGCTAGAAGACTTAGAAGAAGAAGCTTTAGAACTTTCTTCTTTTTTAGAAGATAATGACTACGAAGTATCATTAGCAAAAAATGCGGTAGAAGCAGAAAAGCTAATTAGAAATCGCTTTTTTGATGTTATTATTTTAGACATCATGATAAACGGAAGACCAGACGGAATTTCGTTAGCACACCGTTTGAATAAAGAAGGAATTAATGTGCCTTTTTTATTCCTAACAAGTATGCAAGGAAGAGAAATTTTTGATGAAGCAAAACTAACCAATCCGTTAGTGTATCTTCTAAAACCATATAACAAACTAGAATTGTTATTTTCTTTAGAATTGGCAATTGAGTCGTGTTATCAACAAAACAACAGTATTAGTTTAGCATCAAACAATGGTGTAATAAGTCCGTCTTTTTTATTTATAAAGAAGAAAAGAAGCGTGGTTAAAGTAGATGTAGCTGCTATTAATTATGTAGAAGTAAAAGAAAAATACTGTAGCTTAATTTGTGACTCAGGAAATTATCTAATAAAGTTATCGCTAACCAAGCTAAAAGACATGCTATCTAATCCAGATTTTAGACAAGTGCATAGAAATTACTTAGTTAACGTAAAGAAAATCAAAGAAATTTACTTTGAAGATAATCTTATTGTCTTAGATAATGATGAAAAAATACTCTTTAGTGAGCGTTACAAAACAGCATTTATAAAAGACAATACAATTTTTAGGTAG
- a CDS encoding tetratricopeptide repeat-containing sensor histidine kinase has translation MTNKAEEIAYINFMQAYSAYKKGFYKKALQSLHSITNEEENILEKQVLLGSVYLSLKEYNKSIVHYQKALEKKPEPFRKKNIYHNLGVNFLQKRAFGKANEYFLKEVSLIKKKDTAAIIRAKIDLANLYYNQYLDDKAIPLFQEAYDLSKLYSDFNLKQISVRNMAVVEKNRKNYQKSIEYYMEYGNWKDSIWNRDKIWELTEKDKQLAVAQKQQEIVLQEEQLKRQAVVQKSLVIGASGLLVFLGFLGYFYRELKSKNRFITQQKEELNVANKTKDYLFSVVSHDLRSPINTIKRQHEKLKRQLKNKEYDAVSETTNNAIALTESTSHLLNNVLHWSLEQNNQLSFKAEEYPLKPLVEQAVYNFEEIAEAKNIALTTKLEATILVKADKESLKIVLRNLLDNALKYTGENGKIEVKTYNDSEEFSVIKIKDTGFGISEEKLAKIKGLEDLSIDKINRSEGVGLGMLLCQTLIKKNNGKLLIDSELEVGTTIRILLPNASA, from the coding sequence TTGACAAATAAAGCCGAAGAGATTGCTTATATTAATTTTATGCAAGCCTATAGTGCTTATAAAAAAGGTTTTTATAAAAAAGCATTACAAAGTTTACATTCAATAACAAATGAAGAGGAGAATATTTTAGAAAAACAAGTCTTATTAGGAAGTGTATACTTAAGTTTAAAAGAGTATAATAAATCAATAGTTCACTATCAAAAAGCTTTAGAGAAAAAACCAGAGCCTTTTAGGAAAAAGAACATTTACCATAATTTAGGAGTTAATTTCTTACAAAAAAGAGCTTTTGGAAAAGCTAACGAATATTTTTTGAAAGAAGTTTCTCTAATAAAGAAGAAAGATACTGCTGCAATAATTAGAGCCAAAATAGATTTAGCAAACCTATACTATAATCAATATTTAGATGATAAGGCAATTCCTTTATTTCAAGAGGCTTATGATTTGTCCAAATTGTATTCAGATTTTAATCTTAAACAAATATCCGTGAGAAACATGGCGGTTGTGGAGAAGAATAGAAAAAACTACCAAAAAAGTATAGAGTATTATATGGAATATGGTAATTGGAAAGACTCTATTTGGAACCGCGATAAAATTTGGGAGCTTACAGAAAAAGACAAACAATTAGCCGTAGCTCAAAAGCAACAAGAAATCGTTTTACAAGAAGAACAGCTAAAACGTCAAGCGGTAGTGCAAAAGAGTTTAGTAATTGGAGCTTCAGGATTATTAGTTTTTCTCGGGTTTTTAGGCTATTTTTATAGAGAGTTAAAAAGTAAAAATAGGTTTATTACCCAACAAAAGGAAGAGTTAAACGTAGCTAACAAAACGAAAGACTATTTGTTTTCTGTAGTATCTCACGATTTACGTTCACCAATAAATACAATTAAACGACAACACGAAAAGTTAAAACGACAGTTAAAAAACAAAGAATACGATGCGGTAAGTGAAACGACCAACAACGCGATTGCGTTAACTGAAAGCACGAGTCATTTATTAAACAACGTATTGCATTGGTCGTTAGAGCAAAACAATCAGTTATCGTTTAAAGCAGAAGAATATCCTTTAAAACCGTTGGTAGAACAGGCTGTTTATAACTTTGAAGAAATTGCAGAAGCTAAAAACATTGCACTAACGACAAAGTTAGAAGCTACTATTTTGGTAAAAGCAGACAAAGAGTCCTTAAAAATAGTATTGAGAAATTTGTTAGATAATGCACTAAAATACACAGGAGAAAACGGCAAGATTGAAGTAAAAACCTATAACGACTCTGAAGAATTTAGTGTAATTAAGATTAAAGACACAGGTTTTGGAATTTCAGAAGAAAAACTAGCAAAAATAAAAGGATTAGAAGACTTAAGTATTGACAAAATTAACAGATCTGAGGGCGTAGGGCTAGGTATGTTACTATGTCAAACACTTATTAAAAAGAATAATGGAAAATTACTCATAGATAGTGAGTTGGAAGTGGGGACAACTATACGAATTTTGTTACCCAACGCAAGCGCATAA